AAGCCACAGGCATCAAGGGTGAAGAGGAGGCGGCCCGCTTCCTGACGCGCTGCGGGTACGCCATCCTCGAGAAGAACGTCCGCACGCGCGTCGGCGAGATCGATCTCGTCGCGAAGCATGGCAAGACCCTCGTCTTCGTCGAGGTCAAGACGCGCAAGGACATCGAGAACGCGCCACCGCCCCAGGCCGGCGTCCACACGCGCAAGCAGAACAAGCTCGGCAAGCTGGCGCAGAGCTACCTCCGGTCCAAGCGCCTGCGCGAGCAACCCTGCCGCTTCGACGTGGTGGCGGTGGTGGTGAACGACGAGGGCGGCGTCAAGGCCATCCGCCACATCCCGAACGCCTTTTCTGTAGCCGCCTGGTAACGCGGGCGACGGTCCAAAGTGGACCGCGCAGAAGTTTTTGAAGAGGCTCTGAAGCTGGTGCCGGGGAAGACGGCGCTGGTCGTGGTGGACATGCAGCGCGGCTTTCTCGACCCGGGCGAGGCGATGGAAGTGCCGCCTGCCCGTGACATCATTCCCCGGATCCGCACCCTCCTCGATCTCTTCCGCGAGAAACGCCTGCCCGTCCTCTTTACCGAGTTCACATATTCCGAGCGGGCGTCTCTCCTGGTGGGCGAGCTGCATCCCGAGCATCGTAAGGCTGCCCCGGGCGCTCCCCGCGGGTTCGGC
This genomic window from Candidatus Rokuibacteriota bacterium contains:
- a CDS encoding YraN family protein, with the protein product MPIDTRKATGIKGEEEAARFLTRCGYAILEKNVRTRVGEIDLVAKHGKTLVFVEVKTRKDIENAPPPQAGVHTRKQNKLGKLAQSYLRSKRLREQPCRFDVVAVVVNDEGGVKAIRHIPNAFSVAAW
- a CDS encoding isochorismatase family protein; translation: MPGKTALVVVDMQRGFLDPGEAMEVPPARDIIPRIRTLLDLFREKRLPVLFTEFTYSERASLLVGELHPEHRKAAPGAPRGFG